CGTCACCATAGGTCCTCCACAGATACGCATAGATGCACAGCCGCCTTCACCCGGGGAGGCCTTTGTATGGGCTCCAGGTCATTGGGGGCGCAATGCATCTGGGTATGCCTGGATTCAAGGATCATGGCTCATGCCCCCATCTGCCGGCATGCTTTGGACACCGGGTTACTGGAGACCGCAACCTGGTGGGTTTGCCTGGCAGGCAGGCCGTTGGGGCACCAGCGTTGGTTATTATGGTGGCGTGAACTATGGCTTTGGATATTTGGGTTCGGGTTTCACCGCGTCCGCGCTGCGCCATGATGAAATCCGACACGAAGTACAGCAATATCGCGAGGAGAGTGGAGTCAGATCGAATGCGGGCGGGAGACCCTCTTACCCTAGCAGTGATCATGGCAACGGTTGGAGCCCCAACGGGCAAAGTTCCCAAGCAGGGCACGGATCGGCCACGTATGGTGGCGGACGGCCCAATCCAAGCAATATAAGCGGAAACGGTAATGCGGGTGGCGGCACCGGTCCAAGTGGCTCGGAGGGTAGCAGCTCACCAACTTCAGGTGTTCATGCCGGAGCCGGGGCTGCGAATCCGAGTGGCCCGCAGCCCACGGGGGAAAGAGTCCCTAAGAGCGGTACTGGAACGGGTTATGGGAACCCCGGCGGAAGCTACAGCCCCAGATAGTCGAGCGCAGCAGAATCGCGTGGGACCACCGTTGAAACGACTTCACAGATCGAAGGGTTGACTCGGAATCGATGCATTCCGAGTTCCCTTTGCTGACTGAAGCTGCACGACCACTCTGGGTCAGAGTCAGTTCAACTTCTAGGACTCGGACAGTGGCACATTGTCTCAACTTCAGGAGACGTCGACTGCCATACCAATCGCTTCGGACGATCTGCTCGTGCCCGAATAGTTGCAGACGAATACCAAATCTAGTTTGTCCTCCAGCCGGCAAAGTGCTGTAATCGAAAGGTATTGAGGAGGAGCAAAATGCTTTCCGCACCTGCTCCAGACGACGATGCGGAACGAGTGGCAACGCTACACTCCTACGACATCCTCGATACCTCGCCGGAAGAAGCCTATGAGGATGTAACGGCGCTGGCGACATTTTTTTGCGAAACACCTTACGCCACGATCACGTTTGTTGATAAAGAACGGCAGTGGTTCAAGTCTGAGGCCGGTTTCGGCGTCAACGAGACAGGTCGTTTGGACGGCTTTTGCGCCTGCACTATCCTCCAGCCCGATCCGTTGATCATCGAAGATACACTTCTTGATTCCCGCTTTTCAATGAATCAATTTGTGTTGGATGGCCCACGGATTCGTTTCTACGCCGGCGCGCCTATAGTGGCACCGAACGGGCACGTCCTAGGAACCGTTTGTGTATTCGACGACAAGCCCAGGCAACTCGCTTCCGCACAGGTGTCAGCTCTTAAAGCCTTGGCACGGCAAGTTGAGAGCTTACTCGAACAACGCAGTACAGTCTCACGCCTTGAAGCGGCACTCAAGGCTTCTCAAGAAGCCGAGCGGCGGCTCGGCGAAGTGGCGGCGACGCAACAGACGATGTGGAAACGGCTTGCTGAAGCCGCTGCGATCGTTGACTCATCGGACGACGCCATTCTGAGTAAAGACCTCAACGGGATCATTACAAGCTGGAATCTGGGTGCAAGCCGCGTGTTTGGTTACACCGCTCAAGAGATGGTTGGAACATCTATCCTCAGGCTCATCCCTGCGGAGCTTCATTCGGATGAAGCCATTATTATTGGCAAGGTACGGGCCGGGGAAAGGGCTGAACATTTCGAAACCCTCCGTCTGACCAAAGACGGGCGGCGACTCCAGGTCTCCCTCACTGTCTCGCCTATCAAGGATGAGCAAGGCTTTGTAATTGGTGCTTCGAAGATCCTGCGAGATATGTCCGATCGGAAGCGAATCGAAGATTCGCTGTTGCAGGCCGAAAAGCTTGCAGCTGCAGGAAGAATGGCTTCCACCCTCGCCCACGAGGTCAATAATCCTCTTGAAGCAATCACGAACCTTCTCTACCTCCTGCGGCCTCTTGTAACCGATATAGCCGGAATCAATTATCTGACGACTGCGGAAAGTGAGATCGCGCGTGTCTCTCACATAGCGAAACAGACCCTTGGCTTTTACCGGGAGTACACAACGGCAAGTCCGATATCCCTTTCAGAGCTCGCACAAGACGCAATTAAGATTTATGAACCGCGGTGCGCGCTCAAAGGGATCCAGATTTTAACATCGTTCCAGTCGGATAAGATTCTGGTGCTGCGGAGAGTAGAGATAATGCAGGTCATCTCTAATCTGATAACGAATTCGATGTATGCGATGCCCTCCGGCGGCGTACTCTCACTTTCAGTGGAAGATGCTGCGTCAGAGGGCGTGATTGTAATCGTTCAGGACACCGGGGTAGGAATTGCTGCTCAGAATCTCCCCAAAATGTTCGAGGCCTTTTTCACTACTCGCAACGCTATCGGGACTGGAATTGGCTTATTTGTTGTTAAGAATTTTGTAGAGGGACACGGCGGCCGGATAGAAGTGGAGAGCAGTCAGGGTATGGACGATCATGGAACGTCGGTAAGAATTTACCTACCGTTACGTACCTTTTCAACTTAATGGGATATCTCGGCGGTTTTGTCGTAAACGGCCAGATGTTCGGGTTCTAGTCGAGTTTGAACTGCTCGATCGCCTGGTCAGTCCAGAGGAGATGAAAGAGATTGCCCACTTCGTTGGCAGATTTGGTATTGCGACTGAAAACAGGCGCCGATCGCGTATGGGTGGTCGCTTCTGCAGTTAGCTTCGAAAGGATAAGTCGCTGCAGGCCGAATAAATCACCTAACTCTCATTGGTTGCGGTCGAGGATCTGAAGTCCGAATACAGTTCTTGGTTCATTCCGATCCATCGCGATCTATCCGAGAGTGGAGCTCAGGGAACTTCAGGCTCCTTCCTGCATCGCTTATTGATCGCGGGGTGATGTAGATGCCAGTCGCAATAGGCGGCTGACGTCCCTTTCGATCCTTCCTAAGCGTGTCTCTCCGTGCAACCTAGGAACCGTTCAGTCTTCACGGTTTGCTGACATCAATCTCATTGTCGTCGGACACGCGATCGATCAGCTTGTTGTAAGGGTCTATGCCAGCGCGGGCAGGCAGTTCATTGACCACGATCTCAAAGGTCTGCTTCTCCTGAGTGAGTTTTTCCCTCTTCAGGTAGAGTTGTTTTTCATGGTCCTTCTTGCCGGAGAAGACGCCGACGTCGATGTAATCCGCTAGGGGCATCGGTGATTCGGTACCGTTGCCGTCGGCCTTGACCTTGCGCGCCTGAACGGTGAGCGTTACCTTGTACTTCTTATCAGATGTCTGGACATAGGTCGCGGTGAGAGCCTTGTTGTCGTAGAGAACGATATTCTCAAAAGCGTCGGTGATGTAGTACTGATACTCCGGTGGCGTCACTGCACGCAACGCGTTTACAAGTTGACGCGTGTCGGGATAGGGAACTTCCTGTGTGGTGTTGACATTAGGATACTGATGTTGCATGAGGAAGTCATGCAGCGCGGCATTGAGCTTGTCCTCTCCAATGTAATCGGACAGAGCGTACAGTACCATTGCTCCTTTCTGGTACCACACATAGATCTCATTCTGGACAAGCACAAGAGGGTTTTCATGGCGGAGTTCCCCGGCTCGCCCGCGGAGATAGCCGTCAAGTTCATGCGTCAGGAACTTGTGCATTCGGTCAGTGTCGTATTTCTTCTCCATCACGCGAAGGGCGGAGTATTCGGCCAGCGACTCGGACATCATGTTCGAGCCTTCAACATTGCCGCCGATAAGCTGGTGACCCCACCATTGGTGCGCAAACTCATGCGCGGTGACGAAGTAGGCGAAGTCGATGTCGTCGGGCTTCTCGACGCGGTCGATGAAACCGATGGATTCCGAGAAAGGCACAGTGTTTGCAAGAGACTCAGCGAACTGGCGATAACGGGGGTACTCGATGATGCGGTACTGCTTGAATTGGTAGGGGCCGTAGTTTTTCTCGTAGTAGGCAAGGCTCGCCTTGGAGGACTGCATCATGTCATCTAGGTCATATGTGTGGCTGGGGACGTGGTAGATCTCCAACTTAATAGGGCCATTGATACCCTGGTACACGTCGCGAGTGACCTGGTAGCGTCCCGAATTGAAGCTGAACCACGCTGCCATGGGCACATCTCCCATGTCGTAGGTAAAGTAGTGGCGGCCATTCTCATGCCAGTCCTTCTGGAGATAGCCCGGTGAGATAGCGATCTGCGGCTGGCCTTCGTTGTCGGAGTCGGAGGTGCTGACGGTGGTGCGGTACTTGATGTAGTCCTGGCTGATCAACGATCCCCATGGATCGCCGCGATGAGGGAGAAGTTCAAGTTCGCCAAGATGTTCTTCGCGACGACGGCGCGGATCCTGCAACTCAACACCGGTGTCGTATCCGATGTTGGGGAACCATGCCTGGTCGAAGAAGGTTCCTGAGTAAGCGAATTCAGGAGACTCGTGTCCATCCTTGAAGCCGCGGGAAGTGTGACTGACCTTGAAGGTCATCTCTACGGTTTCACCTGGAGCCACAGGTGTATTGAACTCGTAGATCGTG
This DNA window, taken from Granulicella tundricola MP5ACTX9, encodes the following:
- a CDS encoding ATP-binding protein, producing the protein MLSAPAPDDDAERVATLHSYDILDTSPEEAYEDVTALATFFCETPYATITFVDKERQWFKSEAGFGVNETGRLDGFCACTILQPDPLIIEDTLLDSRFSMNQFVLDGPRIRFYAGAPIVAPNGHVLGTVCVFDDKPRQLASAQVSALKALARQVESLLEQRSTVSRLEAALKASQEAERRLGEVAATQQTMWKRLAEAAAIVDSSDDAILSKDLNGIITSWNLGASRVFGYTAQEMVGTSILRLIPAELHSDEAIIIGKVRAGERAEHFETLRLTKDGRRLQVSLTVSPIKDEQGFVIGASKILRDMSDRKRIEDSLLQAEKLAAAGRMASTLAHEVNNPLEAITNLLYLLRPLVTDIAGINYLTTAESEIARVSHIAKQTLGFYREYTTASPISLSELAQDAIKIYEPRCALKGIQILTSFQSDKILVLRRVEIMQVISNLITNSMYAMPSGGVLSLSVEDAASEGVIVIVQDTGVGIAAQNLPKMFEAFFTTRNAIGTGIGLFVVKNFVEGHGGRIEVESSQGMDDHGTSVRIYLPLRTFST